A portion of the Paenibacillus hamazuiensis genome contains these proteins:
- a CDS encoding SH3 domain-containing C40 family peptidase, whose product MKRQLLYVTLLLGLGSTLAPAPSMAAYTYDVPKAKVVKTVNFRSEPSTSGTAIRYLKVGEILDVLGKPNSSWLQVKDSNGQTGYVSSSATYITQFNEQISPPANGKVIKSVSFRTGPSTDDSRIRYLQSGEPVWILDKLNSYWYKIADTNNVIGYVSTNPVYIDTQFQDVPDEPVEASFPTPPNATVVSSVSFRKAASTDSERIRYLNQGERLLVLDKTNDYWYYVQDKNGVMGYVSTSSKYISTTYVEPYKLLDPAVAAQKVIDAGMKYMGTPYEFGSSRYDTSTFDCSDFTRQAYLDGIDQLIPGDSRAQAAFVKGIGKTQTDWHQLKKGDLMFFMSYKGYKPSDYASVDKSAETVTHVGIYLGDGRVLHTYSVESGGVRIDTIAGSTWELRFMFGGATY is encoded by the coding sequence ATGAAACGTCAACTGCTTTATGTTACGCTTCTTCTCGGGCTCGGCTCCACTCTCGCCCCCGCGCCATCCATGGCCGCCTACACCTACGATGTACCCAAAGCCAAGGTCGTCAAAACCGTCAATTTTCGCAGCGAACCCTCCACTTCCGGCACAGCCATCCGGTACTTGAAGGTCGGAGAAATTTTGGACGTGCTTGGCAAGCCGAACAGCAGCTGGCTGCAAGTCAAGGATAGCAATGGGCAAACCGGGTACGTCAGCTCGTCCGCCACATACATAACCCAATTCAACGAACAAATATCTCCGCCGGCCAACGGCAAGGTGATCAAATCCGTTTCGTTTCGCACCGGCCCATCCACGGACGACTCCAGAATCCGCTATTTGCAAAGCGGCGAACCGGTCTGGATATTGGACAAGCTGAACAGCTACTGGTATAAAATCGCCGACACGAACAATGTGATCGGGTACGTCAGCACGAATCCCGTTTATATCGACACCCAGTTCCAGGACGTCCCGGACGAGCCGGTTGAAGCTTCATTCCCGACGCCGCCCAATGCGACTGTCGTCTCATCCGTATCGTTCCGCAAGGCGGCCTCGACCGATTCGGAGCGGATTCGCTATTTGAACCAGGGAGAAAGGCTGCTCGTCCTTGACAAAACAAACGATTACTGGTACTACGTGCAGGACAAAAACGGCGTCATGGGTTATGTCAGCACAAGCAGCAAATACATATCCACCACTTATGTCGAGCCTTACAAGCTGCTGGACCCTGCAGTCGCCGCGCAGAAGGTGATCGACGCGGGCATGAAATATATGGGGACGCCTTACGAGTTCGGCTCCAGCCGGTACGATACGTCCACCTTCGATTGCTCGGACTTTACGCGCCAGGCTTACCTGGACGGCATCGATCAGCTCATACCCGGCGATTCCCGCGCCCAGGCCGCCTTCGTGAAAGGAATCGGCAAGACGCAAACCGACTGGCATCAGCTGAAAAAAGGCGACCTGATGTTCTTCATGTCTTATAAAGGATATAAACCGAGCGACTACGCGTCCGTAGACAAATCCGCGGAAACCGTGACGCATGTCGGCATCTACCTGGGCGACGGACGCGTGCTTCACACGTATTCCGTGGAATCCGGCGGCGTTCGCATCGATACGATCGCCGGCTCTACATGGGAGCTGCGCTTCATGTTCGGCGGGGCTACTTATTAA
- a CDS encoding GNAT family N-acetyltransferase has product MAEEIRNLKEAELEESIRLSAFAFQYELKDGELEERKAKLKPEQQWGYFVDGKLASKLTLLDLNTWMQGRLFAMGGIASVATWPEYRRGGMVAKLLLKALETMKEQGQMLSYLHPFEFPFYRKYGWEMLTEHKRYELERMHLPELPPQPGRIERIGPNAKRLGPIYEEYAARYSGMLQRSAEWWEERILRNKKGTAAVWMNPEGDDRGYILYEVKDRTMTIHELILLDEAAWRGLWKFIANHDSMIRTVKLQAPAEDRLPVRLGNPRCKQETVPYFMVRVVDVEAFLRQYPFARTEEGAELTLRVEDTFASWNDGIFGIRITPDGTASIERPAASDKDLAADVSCDIQTLSTMLAGYQRPVFLRQTGRLQASEGMAALLEKLIPDRPTYLMDFF; this is encoded by the coding sequence ATGGCGGAAGAAATTCGCAATTTGAAAGAGGCGGAGCTGGAAGAGAGCATTCGGCTCTCGGCGTTTGCTTTCCAATACGAGCTGAAGGACGGAGAGCTGGAGGAGCGCAAAGCGAAGCTGAAGCCGGAGCAGCAATGGGGTTATTTTGTCGACGGCAAGCTCGCCTCCAAACTGACGCTGCTGGACCTGAACACGTGGATGCAGGGCAGGCTGTTCGCAATGGGGGGGATTGCCAGCGTCGCTACGTGGCCCGAATACCGGCGCGGCGGCATGGTGGCGAAGCTATTGCTGAAGGCGCTGGAGACGATGAAGGAGCAGGGCCAGATGCTGTCATACCTGCACCCGTTCGAATTTCCCTTTTACCGCAAGTACGGCTGGGAAATGCTGACCGAACACAAGCGGTACGAGCTGGAGCGCATGCACCTGCCGGAGCTCCCTCCGCAGCCGGGCCGCATTGAAAGAATCGGTCCGAATGCGAAGCGCCTCGGACCGATCTATGAAGAGTACGCCGCCAGGTACAGCGGGATGCTGCAAAGATCGGCGGAATGGTGGGAGGAGCGGATTCTTCGCAATAAGAAAGGAACCGCCGCCGTATGGATGAATCCGGAAGGTGATGATCGCGGTTACATCCTGTATGAAGTGAAGGACAGGACGATGACGATTCATGAGCTTATTTTGCTGGATGAAGCGGCATGGCGCGGTCTGTGGAAGTTTATCGCGAACCACGACTCGATGATCCGCACCGTGAAGCTGCAGGCTCCCGCCGAGGACCGGCTGCCGGTCAGGCTAGGCAATCCGCGCTGCAAGCAGGAGACCGTTCCTTATTTTATGGTACGCGTGGTCGATGTTGAAGCGTTTTTGCGGCAGTATCCGTTCGCCCGAACGGAAGAAGGGGCCGAGCTGACGCTGCGCGTGGAGGATACGTTTGCTTCATGGAACGACGGGATATTCGGCATTCGCATAACTCCGGATGGAACGGCTTCCATCGAGCGGCCGGCTGCATCCGATAAAGACTTGGCGGCGGATGTATCCTGCGATATCCAGACGCTCTCGACGATGCTGGCCGGTTACCAGCGTCCGGTTTTTTTGCGGCAGACCGGCCGGCTTCAGGCATCGGAAGGAATGGCAGCGCTCCTCGAGAAGCTCATTCCGGACCGTCCTACGTACTTGATGGACTTTTTTTGA
- a CDS encoding response regulator: protein MEPKIKVLLVDDHEMVRIGLAAVLGTEDDIEVVGEASNGQEGIRLAQEYRPDVVLMDLVMEGMDGIETTRRLLQLYPDCKVIVLTSFLDDEKMYPVIEAGAFSYLLKTSRASEIAQAIRAAVKGQSVLESQVASKIMNRFRQPAKPQTLPHEELTEREMEVLRLIAAGKSNQDVADELFIGIKTVKFHVTNILAKLGVEDRTQAAIYAFKHGLAE, encoded by the coding sequence TTGGAACCGAAGATTAAGGTGCTGCTGGTCGACGACCATGAGATGGTGCGCATCGGGCTTGCCGCCGTGCTCGGCACGGAGGACGATATCGAAGTGGTCGGGGAAGCGAGCAACGGTCAGGAAGGCATCCGGCTCGCGCAGGAGTACAGGCCGGATGTCGTGCTGATGGACCTCGTCATGGAAGGAATGGACGGCATCGAGACGACGCGCAGACTGCTGCAGCTGTACCCGGATTGCAAGGTGATCGTGCTGACGAGCTTTTTGGACGATGAAAAAATGTACCCCGTCATCGAGGCCGGCGCCTTCAGCTACCTGCTCAAAACGTCCCGCGCCTCCGAAATCGCCCAGGCGATCCGCGCCGCGGTCAAAGGCCAATCCGTACTCGAGTCGCAGGTCGCTTCGAAAATCATGAACCGGTTCCGCCAGCCGGCGAAACCGCAAACGCTCCCGCACGAGGAACTGACCGAGCGGGAGATGGAGGTACTGAGGCTCATCGCCGCGGGCAAGTCCAACCAGGACGTCGCCGACGAGTTGTTCATCGGCATCAAGACCGTCAAGTTTCACGTGACGAACATTCTCGCCAAGCTCGGGGTAGAGGACCGCACGCAGGCGGCGATTTACGCGTTCAAGCACGGGCTGGCGGAGTAG
- the liaF gene encoding cell wall-active antibiotics response protein LiaF yields MEKNNRNRAAAIVLIVAGLFLLADNHISFFTVVALLFLMLGVKRVRSDSPRKGFVFLAIGLVMLFGGHFSLILAIILISLGLFYIKSRQLHRSEAYIQKQRPIDSIRWGKDPWIVRDCAIWNVIGEIQIDLTFAIFEQKETTLVLQGVIADVDIIVPEGVGVSVTASVLFGQLDVGPQKEAGVTNKIVWQSPDYEYCDQQVKLIISYIVGDIDIKIV; encoded by the coding sequence ATGGAAAAAAACAACAGGAACCGCGCTGCCGCCATTGTGCTCATCGTTGCCGGGCTGTTTTTGCTGGCAGACAATCACATCAGTTTTTTCACGGTGGTCGCTCTCCTTTTTCTGATGCTTGGGGTAAAAAGGGTCCGTTCGGATTCGCCGCGCAAAGGCTTCGTGTTTTTGGCGATCGGCCTTGTGATGCTGTTCGGCGGGCATTTCTCGCTTATTCTCGCGATTATATTGATCTCGCTCGGGCTGTTTTACATCAAGTCGAGACAGCTGCACCGCAGCGAGGCCTACATCCAGAAGCAAAGGCCGATCGACAGCATCCGCTGGGGCAAAGATCCGTGGATCGTGCGCGACTGCGCGATCTGGAACGTCATCGGCGAGATTCAGATCGATCTCACCTTCGCCATTTTTGAGCAAAAGGAAACGACGCTGGTGCTGCAAGGGGTTATCGCCGACGTGGACATCATCGTGCCGGAAGGGGTCGGCGTATCGGTAACGGCCTCCGTGCTGTTCGGACAGCTGGACGTCGGACCGCAGAAGGAAGCCGGCGTCACCAACAAAATCGTCTGGCAATCGCCGGACTACGAATACTGCGATCAGCAGGTGAAACTCATTATCAGCTATATCGTAGGAGATATCGATATCAAAATCGTGTGA
- a CDS encoding metal ABC transporter solute-binding protein, Zn/Mn family: MNRKRIWHRAMRRFGTVLFAFVAAISLSACGAKQAATSQAPSGGTVKATTTIGMITDIVKQVGGEHVTVTGIMKAGVDPHLYKASQGDIGKLEQADIIFYNGLHLEGKMAEIFEKMAKNKPTVAVSKNIPVSKLRAGDPEQGTEHDPHIWFDVQHWMTATETVRDELIKVDPAHADAYRKNTEDYLKQLMELDAYARQQIASIPEGQRVLVTAHDAFGYFGDAYAIKVTGLQGMSTASEAGTKDVTELRDFLVANKIKAVFIESSVPRKAIDAVIQGAKEKGHTITIGGELFSDAMGEEGTPEGTYVGMVRHNVDTIVKALK; the protein is encoded by the coding sequence ATGAATCGCAAACGAATTTGGCACAGAGCGATGAGGAGGTTTGGCACGGTTTTGTTCGCGTTTGTCGCAGCGATTTCACTCAGCGCATGCGGAGCGAAGCAGGCGGCGACAAGCCAGGCCCCTTCGGGGGGAACGGTGAAGGCGACTACTACGATAGGCATGATCACGGACATTGTGAAGCAGGTCGGCGGCGAGCATGTGACGGTAACGGGAATCATGAAGGCGGGTGTCGATCCCCATCTGTACAAAGCGTCGCAAGGAGATATCGGCAAACTCGAGCAGGCGGACATTATTTTTTACAATGGGCTGCATCTGGAAGGAAAAATGGCTGAAATTTTTGAAAAGATGGCCAAAAACAAGCCGACTGTCGCGGTGTCGAAAAACATACCCGTTTCAAAGCTCAGAGCGGGCGACCCCGAACAGGGAACCGAGCACGATCCGCATATCTGGTTTGATGTGCAGCACTGGATGACGGCGACGGAAACGGTCAGGGACGAACTGATCAAGGTTGATCCGGCCCATGCCGACGCTTACAGAAAAAACACGGAGGATTACTTAAAGCAGCTGATGGAGCTGGACGCTTACGCGAGGCAGCAGATCGCCTCCATTCCCGAGGGGCAGCGGGTGCTTGTAACGGCCCATGACGCATTTGGCTATTTCGGCGACGCGTATGCGATCAAAGTAACGGGTTTGCAAGGAATGAGCACCGCCTCGGAAGCCGGAACAAAAGATGTGACCGAGCTGAGAGATTTTTTGGTCGCCAATAAAATCAAGGCGGTTTTCATCGAATCCAGCGTACCGCGCAAAGCGATCGATGCGGTCATTCAAGGGGCGAAGGAAAAAGGACACACGATTACGATCGGCGGGGAGCTGTTTTCCGACGCGATGGGCGAGGAAGGTACGCCGGAAGGTACGTACGTCGGGATGGTGCGCCATAACGTCGATACGATCGTCAAAGCATTGAAATAA
- a CDS encoding LiaF transmembrane domain-containing protein: protein MKHRKRGGLLAIVLILAGCVFLLNQIGVLAGSWASYLVPLALVGAGYFALNSGRTLLGLAVGGLGALLLLGKLASGLIVVLIAAALIGYGLSLLKKKRSA from the coding sequence ATGAAACATAGAAAACGCGGCGGGTTGCTGGCGATTGTGCTGATTTTGGCGGGATGCGTATTTTTGCTGAATCAAATCGGGGTGCTTGCCGGATCGTGGGCTTCTTATTTAGTGCCTTTGGCATTGGTTGGGGCCGGTTATTTTGCGCTGAACTCCGGGCGAACGCTGCTTGGTCTGGCCGTAGGCGGACTCGGAGCGCTCCTCCTGCTCGGCAAGCTGGCCTCGGGACTCATCGTGGTATTGATCGCAGCAGCGCTGATCGGATACGGATTATCTCTATTGAAAAAGAAACGCTCCGCTTAA
- a CDS encoding glycoside hydrolase family 88/105 protein, with product MSYALVEKLKEQYMSSEKWYSLRWHYIEACILKSYLDSCGQTASETDYKFVKQFIDRLYDADGSIPEIDVSYYSIDQIRMASILFELYQKENDPKYKRVLDLIFNQLKTYPRTKSGSFWHKENYPNQIWLDGLYMGQPFYIQYIKEFEDGKDYSDTLNQFANVRKFVYDEEKRLYAHAYDESREIFWCDKTTGRSPNVWGRAVGWFVMALVDVLELLEGEPADTAQLKRLLKETIDDMLPHQHESGMWYQVVDKGDHPENYLESSGTLMIAYAALKAVRLGYLAQEYAAIGKKAFDGTLQKYLREQDGEVLLGGICKSAGLGKHPDTGVIRDGSFDYYIHGEAVVDNNGHGVAPLLMAFNEIKLYTKG from the coding sequence TTGTCTTACGCATTGGTGGAAAAACTGAAAGAGCAATATATGTCGTCCGAAAAATGGTATTCTCTCCGGTGGCATTATATTGAAGCATGCATTCTCAAATCTTATTTGGACAGCTGCGGGCAGACCGCCAGCGAAACCGATTACAAGTTCGTCAAACAGTTCATCGACCGGCTGTATGACGCCGACGGCAGCATCCCGGAAATCGATGTCTCCTATTACAGCATCGACCAAATTCGGATGGCGTCCATCCTGTTCGAACTATACCAAAAAGAAAACGATCCGAAATACAAACGGGTGCTCGATCTCATTTTCAACCAGTTGAAAACGTACCCAAGAACGAAATCGGGCAGCTTTTGGCATAAGGAAAACTACCCGAACCAAATTTGGCTCGACGGGCTTTATATGGGCCAGCCTTTTTATATCCAGTATATTAAGGAGTTCGAAGACGGCAAGGACTACTCGGACACGCTGAACCAATTCGCCAACGTGCGAAAATTCGTCTACGACGAAGAAAAACGCCTATACGCCCACGCTTACGACGAAAGCCGGGAAATTTTCTGGTGCGACAAAACGACCGGCCGCTCTCCGAATGTATGGGGACGCGCCGTCGGCTGGTTTGTGATGGCCCTGGTCGACGTGCTGGAGCTGCTGGAGGGCGAACCCGCGGATACGGCGCAGCTGAAGCGGCTGCTCAAGGAAACGATCGACGATATGCTGCCCCACCAGCATGAAAGCGGCATGTGGTACCAGGTTGTGGATAAGGGCGACCATCCGGAAAATTACCTGGAGTCCAGCGGAACGCTGATGATCGCTTACGCCGCTTTAAAAGCAGTGCGCCTCGGCTACCTGGCGCAAGAGTATGCAGCGATCGGCAAAAAAGCGTTTGACGGTACGCTGCAAAAGTACTTGCGCGAGCAGGACGGCGAAGTGCTGCTCGGCGGCATCTGCAAAAGTGCAGGCCTCGGCAAGCATCCGGACACCGGCGTGATCCGCGACGGCAGCTTCGATTATTACATTCACGGCGAAGCGGTCGTGGACAACAACGGCCACGGCGTGGCGCCGCTGCTTATGGCTTTTAACGAAATCAAGCTGTACACCAAGGGGTAA
- a CDS encoding sensor histidine kinase translates to MLGYKRRLTNMIWRSMGESILLSFVLFGVVIYFLHSGGYLKDFASWEEGVSFSLTLIGIVAATGGVYGYWTSSKTTRRLEQIREVMLSLEKGNLSRTVPLLGEDEIGRLGEQLNQITKKWEEQVTTLQRLSSNNAQLAQKAKYSAIVEERQRLARELHDAVSQQLFAISMTATAVGRTLDKDFDKAQRQIYLIEEMASVAQSEMRALLLHLRPVHLEGKRLSEGLVELLQELRAKVPMEISWELAEDIRLPKGIEDHLFRIVQEAMSNALRHSKANRLEIKLTQPGDTIRLSIRDDGVGFKLDEKKHASYGIVTMKERVNEIGGSFNIITAPDKGTRIEIRVPILAEGGDAIGTED, encoded by the coding sequence ATGTTAGGGTATAAACGGCGGCTGACCAATATGATATGGCGCAGCATGGGCGAGTCGATCTTGCTCAGCTTTGTGCTGTTCGGCGTCGTTATTTATTTTTTGCACTCGGGCGGGTACTTGAAGGATTTTGCCTCGTGGGAGGAAGGCGTCAGCTTCAGTCTGACGCTGATCGGCATCGTGGCGGCGACCGGCGGGGTGTACGGCTATTGGACAAGCAGCAAGACGACCAGGCGTCTCGAGCAAATCCGCGAGGTGATGCTGTCTCTGGAGAAGGGCAACCTCAGCCGTACCGTACCCTTGCTAGGGGAAGACGAAATCGGACGACTGGGCGAACAGCTTAACCAGATCACGAAAAAATGGGAAGAGCAGGTCACCACGCTGCAGCGGCTGTCCTCGAACAACGCTCAGCTCGCGCAGAAGGCGAAATATTCGGCGATCGTCGAGGAGCGGCAGCGTCTTGCCCGCGAGCTGCATGATGCCGTCAGCCAGCAGCTGTTTGCGATTTCGATGACGGCGACGGCGGTCGGCCGGACGCTCGATAAAGATTTTGACAAAGCGCAGCGGCAAATTTATCTGATCGAAGAGATGGCTTCGGTCGCGCAATCGGAGATGAGGGCGCTGCTGCTTCATTTGCGGCCGGTGCATCTGGAGGGCAAGCGGCTCAGCGAAGGGCTCGTCGAGCTGCTGCAGGAGCTGCGGGCCAAGGTGCCGATGGAAATCAGCTGGGAGCTTGCCGAAGATATCCGGCTGCCGAAGGGGATCGAGGACCATCTGTTCCGCATAGTGCAGGAGGCGATGTCGAACGCGCTGCGCCATTCGAAGGCGAACCGGCTGGAGATCAAGCTGACGCAGCCCGGCGATACGATCCGGCTGTCGATTCGCGACGACGGCGTCGGCTTCAAGCTCGACGAGAAAAAACACGCCTCCTACGGCATCGTGACGATGAAGGAGCGCGTCAACGAGATCGGCGGATCGTTTAATATTATAACCGCGCCGGACAAAGGAACCCGGATCGAAATCCGGGTGCCGATTTTGGCTGAAGGAGGAGATGCGATTGGAACCGAAGATTAA
- a CDS encoding metal ABC transporter ATP-binding protein, producing MKSLPLAVSDLSVAYQKKPVLRGVTFEVPEGKLIGIIGPNGAGKSTLIKASLGLIPRLTGDVSIYGKSYKEQRKLVGYVPQRESVDWDFPTNALDVVMMGRYGHLGWFRRPGAEEKRIALECLAKVGMADYAGRQISQLSGGQQQRIFLARALAQDAQLYFMDEPFVGVDAATEKAIVALLGELKRQGKTVLVVHHDLATVKEYFDWVMLLNVHLIEFGPTEKVFTTQNLQRTYGGKLAVLDRDDQPMLIPSR from the coding sequence ATGAAATCTTTACCGTTAGCGGTCAGCGACTTGTCCGTCGCCTATCAGAAGAAGCCGGTGCTGCGCGGCGTTACCTTCGAAGTGCCGGAAGGAAAGCTGATCGGCATCATCGGTCCGAACGGAGCGGGAAAATCGACGCTGATCAAAGCGTCGCTGGGCCTCATTCCCCGGCTGACCGGAGATGTATCGATTTATGGCAAATCGTACAAAGAGCAGAGAAAACTCGTCGGTTATGTGCCGCAGCGGGAATCGGTCGATTGGGATTTCCCGACGAATGCGCTTGATGTCGTCATGATGGGCAGATACGGCCATTTGGGCTGGTTCCGGCGGCCTGGGGCGGAAGAGAAGCGGATCGCACTCGAATGTTTGGCCAAGGTCGGGATGGCGGATTACGCCGGGCGGCAAATCAGCCAGCTTTCCGGCGGACAGCAGCAGCGTATCTTTTTGGCGAGAGCGCTGGCCCAGGATGCGCAGCTGTATTTCATGGATGAGCCGTTCGTCGGGGTCGACGCCGCTACCGAGAAAGCGATCGTTGCGCTGCTCGGCGAGCTGAAAAGGCAGGGAAAAACGGTGCTCGTCGTTCACCACGATCTGGCTACGGTCAAGGAATACTTCGATTGGGTCATGCTGCTGAACGTTCACTTGATCGAATTCGGACCGACCGAAAAAGTGTTTACCACACAAAACCTGCAGCGGACGTACGGCGGCAAGCTGGCTGTTTTGGACCGCGACGATCAGCCGATGCTGATCCCTTCGAGGTGA
- a CDS encoding metal ABC transporter permease, translating to MNTFFVILTGVLVASACGVVGCFLVLRKMAMIGDAISHSVLPGIVIAFLVSGSRESVAMMLGAAVIGLLTVFLIQLFHQSGVQSDASIGVVFTALFAIGITMVSLYTRNIDLDLDCVLYGEIAYVPWNTIEWFGTDIGPKAVWLVGFAFALNVLVIGLFYKQFKVCSFDPGLAAAVGIPVALFHYLLMGLVSVTTVASFESVGAILVVGMLVVPPLTAYLLTEKLSRMIVYSVLIGSASAVAGYYLAMLLDASIAASMITVAGAFLLLAILFSPTHGVVLRKLRQKRGLGEVAAEV from the coding sequence ATGAATACGTTTTTTGTGATTTTAACGGGAGTGCTCGTGGCGAGCGCCTGCGGTGTGGTCGGCTGTTTCCTCGTGCTGCGCAAAATGGCGATGATCGGCGATGCGATCAGTCACTCGGTGCTGCCCGGGATCGTCATCGCCTTTCTCGTCAGCGGAAGCCGTGAATCGGTGGCGATGATGCTCGGTGCGGCCGTGATCGGGCTGCTCACCGTCTTCCTGATCCAGCTGTTCCACCAAAGCGGGGTACAGTCGGATGCTTCGATCGGAGTCGTTTTTACGGCATTGTTCGCTATAGGGATAACGATGGTCAGCTTGTACACCCGCAATATCGACCTCGATCTAGACTGTGTGTTGTACGGGGAAATCGCTTATGTGCCTTGGAATACGATCGAATGGTTCGGAACGGATATCGGCCCGAAAGCGGTCTGGCTGGTCGGCTTTGCGTTTGCGCTTAACGTGCTCGTCATCGGTTTGTTTTACAAGCAGTTCAAGGTATGCTCGTTCGATCCGGGGCTGGCTGCGGCCGTCGGCATTCCGGTTGCGCTCTTTCATTACTTGCTGATGGGGCTTGTCTCGGTGACGACCGTCGCTTCCTTCGAAAGCGTTGGCGCCATTCTCGTTGTCGGCATGCTTGTCGTCCCACCGCTCACCGCATATTTGCTGACGGAAAAGCTGAGCCGAATGATCGTCTACAGCGTTCTGATCGGCTCCGCCAGCGCGGTAGCGGGGTACTACCTGGCCATGCTGCTGGACGCCTCGATCGCAGCCAGCATGATTACGGTGGCGGGAGCGTTCCTGCTCCTGGCGATTTTATTTTCTCCTACCCATGGGGTGGTGCTGCGCAAGCTGCGGCAAAAACGCGGTCTGGGAGAGGTGGCTGCGGAGGTGTGA
- a CDS encoding PspA/IM30 family protein has protein sequence MNVWRRMAEMTKAKLNDMMDRAEDPVTMLNYYMRNLDADIDRAEAAAARQAAAATRLKERHEDALMVAAKAEMQAQEALKAGRDADAKQATLSRIYYEEKAVEYAEQFTLEKARADELLIRLAELKETKRQMIAKHGDLAARAAHAASVKRLSGGASAAQAGFRRMEEKLAAEADAAPNAGGDTGFAPGKTSPADALEEALRQLGARLKGTSARSGEKVAAAN, from the coding sequence ATGAACGTATGGAGAAGAATGGCGGAAATGACGAAGGCCAAGCTGAACGACATGATGGATCGCGCGGAAGACCCGGTGACGATGCTGAATTATTACATGAGGAATCTGGATGCGGATATCGACCGCGCTGAAGCTGCAGCGGCCCGTCAGGCGGCGGCGGCGACCCGCTTGAAGGAGCGGCACGAGGATGCGCTGATGGTCGCGGCGAAAGCGGAAATGCAAGCTCAGGAAGCGCTGAAGGCCGGACGCGACGCGGATGCCAAGCAGGCGACCTTAAGCCGCATATATTATGAGGAGAAGGCCGTCGAATATGCCGAGCAATTTACGCTGGAGAAGGCAAGAGCCGATGAGCTGCTCATTCGGCTCGCGGAGCTGAAGGAAACGAAGCGGCAGATGATCGCGAAGCATGGCGATCTCGCCGCCCGGGCTGCCCACGCTGCGTCGGTGAAGCGGTTGTCCGGCGGAGCCTCCGCCGCGCAGGCCGGCTTCCGGCGCATGGAGGAGAAGCTGGCCGCCGAAGCGGATGCGGCGCCGAATGCCGGCGGCGACACGGGGTTCGCGCCGGGCAAGACGTCGCCGGCGGATGCGCTCGAAGAAGCGCTGCGCCAGCTTGGCGCGCGGCTGAAGGGCACCTCGGCGCGGTCCGGCGAGAAAGTGGCCGCGGCAAATTAG
- a CDS encoding metal ABC transporter permease has translation MNNWLLMFSDPNARWILLGCMLLGLSSGVIGCFAYLRKQSLMGDALAHAALPGVCIAFMLTGSKSIFGFLLGAAVAGVAATLTIGFMTRYTRIKQDSAIAATLSVFFGVGIMLLTEIQHSGSGNQSGLDKFLFGQAATMVLSDVYTMTVISALLVGACTLLFKEFKLISFDPGFARGLGFPVALLDQAIMLLIVVAVVVGIQAVGVVLMAALLITPAVSARYWTERLGVMVGLAGVFGAVSGFAGTWISAQGANLPTGPLSVLCATGLFAVSVVFAPRRGLLSKLLIRLSVKKRVITESAVGSGKGETA, from the coding sequence ATGAACAACTGGCTCTTGATGTTTTCCGATCCGAACGCCAGGTGGATTTTGCTCGGCTGCATGCTGCTCGGGCTGAGCAGCGGCGTAATCGGCTGCTTCGCATACTTACGCAAGCAATCGCTTATGGGCGACGCGCTGGCGCATGCGGCGCTGCCGGGCGTATGCATCGCTTTTATGCTGACCGGCTCGAAGTCGATATTCGGTTTCCTGCTCGGTGCCGCGGTAGCCGGAGTGGCGGCTACGCTTACGATCGGCTTCATGACCCGCTACACGCGCATCAAGCAGGATTCGGCGATTGCTGCGACGCTGTCCGTATTTTTCGGTGTCGGGATCATGCTGCTCACCGAAATTCAGCACAGCGGCAGCGGAAATCAAAGCGGTCTTGACAAATTTTTGTTCGGTCAAGCGGCCACGATGGTATTATCCGACGTGTATACGATGACCGTCATCTCCGCTTTGCTGGTCGGCGCCTGCACGCTCTTGTTTAAAGAGTTCAAACTGATCAGCTTTGACCCTGGCTTCGCCCGCGGACTCGGCTTTCCGGTGGCGCTGCTGGATCAGGCGATCATGCTGCTGATCGTCGTAGCCGTCGTCGTCGGCATTCAGGCGGTCGGGGTTGTCCTGATGGCGGCGCTGCTCATTACGCCGGCCGTATCGGCACGTTACTGGACGGAGAGGCTTGGCGTAATGGTAGGTTTGGCGGGGGTGTTCGGGGCGGTTTCCGGCTTCGCCGGCACATGGATCAGCGCGCAGGGAGCCAACCTGCCGACAGGGCCGCTCAGCGTGCTGTGCGCGACCGGTTTGTTCGCCGTATCCGTCGTTTTTGCCCCCCGGAGAGGGCTGCTGTCCAAGCTGCTTATTCGCCTGTCGGTGAAAAAAAGGGTCATAACCGAAAGCGCGGTCGGATCCGGCAAGGGGGAGACGGCATGA